Below is a window of Thunnus maccoyii chromosome 16, fThuMac1.1, whole genome shotgun sequence DNA.
CAAAGTTGTTTTCCTCTGTCCCAAAGATCCTGATGGCTGCTCCAGAGTGATCGGCAGAGTGGGGAGAGTCCACTGTGGTTTGGACTGGCTGACTCGTTGTTTCCCCTCTTTTGGTGGACTTTTACATGGGGCCACTTTATGAAGCCTGGGTCTGGAGCCTGTGGAGCCCATTGTCGTGCTCCCTGTCCTAAAGACTGACACGCAGAAACACTAAATTCTCCTCAGGTACAAATGAATTATGGAAAGTTTTAAAGTTAGAATATCTTTCCTCCAGTTTGtaagggtaagggttagggctAGGGATTTAAAATTGATTCTCCAACTTGCCCCATTTGTTCCAGCTACTTCCAAACAAACCTGGTGGTCCTCAGATCTCCCAAGCTAGCAAACTAAATGTTTATCTTAAAGCATCTCTGCCTCATGCCAAAGTACAAATGTAATAAACACTTTTGGTTGTGGTTAAAAGAGTAAGTGTGCAATCCATCTCTCCTTCGTACTTGACTTTCTCATTATAATGAGCTTGGTTTCTATGGCAACTCTCCCCACAGGTTACTTTGTAACTCATAAGTTAATGCTTGAAAGAACCTGTTATTTTCCTGCACCCTGTCCTTATTGGAAAGCCCAGAAGGGGGGAAGAAAGAGGCAGGTTGTTTGAGAAATTGTTAACTAACTAAAAAATGTGGCTCAGTAGTGCCCAGAAAAACCCAGGGCTGTAGACGAGCACTGTTACAAAGGTGGGTCATATTAGGCTGCTAGTTGGGTAGTAGTTTATCAGCCGACTTTATACTGTACAGCATGCTGCttagtttaaaatgtgttctctGTTCCTCTTTGTCgatgcattttttatttatttaagtggtaaatacatatatatatatatatatatatacacacacacacacacatatatcacatatatacgtgtgtgtgttatattattttgattattattatatacattttttagttCTTTTCAGTGATGCATCTGCAATTTGTGCACAGCATTTCAGCGTCTGTGGACCACTATTAGTTGTCTCATGTTGCATTAAAATTGCTGATTTATGGGCCATTTCTAGCAAATGTAGCAAATGCTACTGACCTGGCATTTGACCTGAAATATGAGCAGATCTTGTAGCAGCTGTGTTGTGTaattttttatctctttttatgttttgtccaGCCCATATCTAAATATTCAATAAGATTGTATACAAAAATCTGTTATTATGTCTGTAAAGCAGTATTTTACATTAAGGTCTCTTATCAGTATCAGACTGGGTAGCAGCAGCCATCACAGAGGGAGGATCTGAACATTACACATTCCTTTGTTTCTTCTAGCTGCacttatttttacatgtttaaatgcCACTTGCAACTGTTAAGCTCAAACTGACTGCACTCCAGCAACCATAATGACACTGGTGGTGCTAGACTCTtgagagtgtgtatgtatgtgtgtgtgagacagagagcgaTGTAGAAAGGCTGAGAAATTATTCAACTGACACATTCATCACCTCAATAGAACCATTTGGACTAAAATTTAATTTCACCACCATGTTATGTGACACTAGGAAGTAATTTTGACAAGTGCCTATCACAGTGTTATGCTCTACAGGCAAAACATGTCCCATGGTCTTTTTCCATTGCCAGGCAGATAAGCATGCATTATTACCACAGATTTTGTGTATCTGTGAAAGAGGATAAATTATATTAGAAACAATTATTCTCAAtcttcctcagtgtgtgtgtgtgtgtgtgtcagcacaTGACAGGTAAGTGCAGCACAGAGAAGCATTGCATAATATATTATAGCAAGGAGAATTCTGCAAAGTCATTCCTACTAAATCAATGCAATGCACTCTACAGATTACTAATATTGTATATACCATTCCACTTAGGTCTGATAAAAAACACTTAGCCATGGTACAAGTATGATTGACACAACAATGGTTTGGCTCTTATACCTTATTCTAGAGGGTTGTTCCcacattttcagtgaaaaaaaatagtgaaaacacCTTAAACCTACACTTAAACATCAAAATCTGTGTCTTGGCAAGCATTAAGTCATATGGTCAAGAAGTATTTGTTATGTTTCCATGTTTAGGTGGGAGAGCAAATTCATATGGAAAAGGGAAAGCAGTGCTGTAGCCAagatttttgaaatattgagTCCACCCTGACAATATGAATgatatcataaaaatatttattgttgtatgtATTAACTCTTCCATTATATTGTCTGTAAATTGTCCTGCCCAGCATGAAGCTGTCTCAAAGCTTTCTCCACACCACTAGGAATTCAATTCTGGTGAGGAAATagtttacctttttatttaatcaattgtgtaaaaatagtaatatttaaatatataaggTCTAAAAAATACTATAAAGCCTATAAAATATGCTGAAAAACTAGAGTTAGTCTATGTAAAAACTATAATTTGTTTTAACACTCTgcttgaaatgttttcagttctTAAGAAACAGAATGATAATATAGTGATGTTGTAATTTTACTTTGGCTATTTTTGTCGACTAAACAATGTATATATGACACCTATTGCATGTGTGTCTATCCTGGAAGACAGATCCCTGTACTGTTGaggtttcctttctttttttttcttatggaCCATCTTTGCAGAGCTACAGTGTGTAGATGACAGGAAGTCAATCTAGTTTAATAGGAAGAACCTGTAAAGCTTTACCAACATCATCAGCATTGCTTGCATCCTTGTTGATGCTGATTTGGGCAACAGAGCAATGACTGAGAAATCTAAGGATGTTCcaatattttgataaataactTAGGAATTAGCTGCATTCATGTGTGCATCAGTTAAACTGGTAACATACTGTGATAAATGTGGGTTTTAAGTCTTTTATTACAAAACCAAAAGAACCTGTACATTACGCATAGTATAATTATCATTCTTGTATATAATACTATTCAATAAGACTTGAAATTAATACTCTTATTGATACAACTCtaaataaatatcataaatacaTATAAGGTTGAACCAAACTGGCCCTGCCAATATTTATATTCACAGAATACAGTCCACAGAGCAGGTCAGGGGAGGCCAGTCAGCTCTTGGTTTGGGTGCGTGCGAGGGACAGGACTGAGCATGGTAAGTATTTCAAGAAAGTAAATAACACTTTCCACCCTTTCAATCTGCAAAATCCATAAAAGTTCTCTATTTCCCTCCTGTAGTGAACTGATGGAGACAGTGTTGAGTCTCCATTAAAGGTCTGTGTTTAAAAGTTCAAGACAATCCTTCCTGTCTTCCTGATAGAGAGTCCATGTGGACCGGTCATCCCGCCTCACCTCCTGGGTTGGCAGTAGAGGAATATGAGCAGACAGGGCTTCAAGACTGGTTAACAGAGGCTTACATAGGAGTTCAGTATTGTCACGCCAAGGGAATGGAGACAGTGCCATTGGCTCGACTGCGGCTTCGAGTGTGGACACTGGACTCTGTGAGCTCCTCGCCATGTTCCTCGGACTTCTTGTCTGCTATGTTGGCCAGAAAGCGCAGGGTGACTGAGTCCCACTCCtctggcagcagcaggagcaaGAAGCCCAGGCAGATGATGCAGGTGGCTGCCAGGCGCACCACACTGAAGATCACCTCATGTTTCAAAACATCTACGGCTACAGGaacaaaggaagagaggaacaaAAGAGGGAGCCAGGCAGCAGGACAGGGAATGAGAGTGGggtagaaacaaaaacaaattgagATTAATTACAGAAAGTAAGATAAACCACAGGACACTGCAGCTGTAGGGGATGAGTGAAGCAAATGCGGCTTATAATCAGCACAAGCGATCCACTTTATCCTCTGTGTCTTTGAGGTCTGCAGCTCTGGGGCAGGTTGCTGTAACCCACTGACCTTCATACAGTCCATCATGGTTAAAGAAAAGAACTCGTCTGCAGGCATTTAGTGTCGCCTTGGCAACCTGATCCTCCCTCAGCGAGAGAATAGTTGCAGGGACTGTTGAGGCACATTGATGATTGGGTTTCCAGGACGAGAGAGGCAGACTTGCTGCGTAATCTGTTTGCCACAGTGGTCCTAAGTGCTGACCTCTCAATACAAAACCACAGTATGTGTGGCCATTTACTCGCATTTTCACAATCCTATTAATTTACACTGTAATCATCAAGAAATAATAATCAGTAAATGGCAGGCAATACTTGAACCACATAAAGAAACCCCACCTGCATTGCCCGGCACACTGAGCAGTGTTCCTATGGAGATGAGAATGGGGTACGTCAGCACCACACCAACATGAACCAGGATGTTGAACACTGTAAAAGGCATGAAAGAGGTTTAAAAGTACAAATgaattagagctgaaattattagttgattaattgactagGTGACCGAcaaaaattaatcagcaacaaaaataaataaatcattttcttcatcaaaaatgccaaaatgtacctgcttctcaaatgttcgttttttttcaggtttttagGCATACTAGTGGAGCAGCTGTAGGAATGGCAACGTTGGTTGAATGGTCCCAATTGTCATGAAATTCAGTGGaaacattcatgtccccctcaggatgaattggaATAACTTTGgtggtgctaattagcaaatgttagcatgctaatacacTAAACTGAGATGTTGAACATGGTAAATGTTATACCTGCTAttcatcagcatgttagcattgtctcTGTAAGCATGTTAGCCTGCTGACGTTAGTATTGAACTCAAAGCACCTCTGTGCCTAAGtacacagcctcacagagtcactagcatggctgtagactcttgcTCTTGTTTTAATAGTCAACTAAATCAGTCTActatatctttgggttttagactgttggtcagacaaaacaagcaatttaaacaagtcatcttgggctctgggaaattgcgACAGgtgtttctcagtgttttcttgtgttttatagaccaaaaaaatccattaatcaataaaataattggCAAATTGATCAATAGTTGAAATAACGAAATAGATGCAGCCGTAAAATGAATTCAAAAAATGGTGTAATCATGATCCTCGCTCTCACCCAGCCACAGTCCTGCCAGTCCACACATGTATCCCCAAGGCAGTGAGGAGAGTGAGCCCCAGTACTCCACCTTGGTGAAGTAGAGGATGAGGGGCACACATGAGATGAAAATGAGGTTGAAGAAGCCCATGGTGGAAAGGAAATGAGCCACTTCTCCAAGGTTGGCACTGCCCAGGAACATCTTGAACAGTACCTGCATGCCAAGGAGACAAAATTAAACTCCCAATTTACACAAGTGACCTAAATCCAAAGCAAATGCAATCACACGAGTCAAACTTTAATATGGTCTAACCTTATAAAGAGCCGATGTTGAGGCTGAGCCCACAGCTAATGCTACACCCACAAAGGAATCACCATGGAAACCGTCAGCATAAGCCATCATGACAATACCCGTGATGGCCATTATGGCTGCCACAATCTAAAACAAGAGATTAAGAGCCAACAGTTCCCAACAGAAGTAAGAAAAACTATGATCTGCATCATTTAGTAATGTTCTCATACAGACCCGAACACCCATGAACCGGTCCTTGAGGACAATCCAGGacaagagaaagacaaaggCCTTGTGGCAGCAGTAAAGGGCAGAGACATCAGTGGCGGTCAGCTTCTTCAAGGCCAAAAGGTACAGGTAGCTTGTCAGCGTCCACAGGATTGAGAAGGGTGCTGTCCTCTTGACAAAAAGCTTGAGCGTCATTCCATCCTCCCCAAAGAGCTTGCTACACTCCCTGTTAGAGAGAACAAACCATGGATGTCAAGTCAACCTGTTTTTTACTTGGAAAAATGTCTTGTAGCCTTGCCATCATGAGAACAATGCTCTAAAGATGGACATGTTGATTGCTTAGTTGTTTGGTTCCTCTTGGATGGTTTGAACTTTTTCTGATTGAGTGTAAAGAGCAGCATGGGCTCTCAGGGCCATTTGTAGGACTTTTACAGTAAATTTGTAACCTGATTGACAGAGTTAATATTAAGTCTTTTTCTACTTGAGCTACAGAGTTTAGAGTGGGGAGAACCTTGATCTAAGTGTGGTTCTCTTCTCTGATGTTCTGTCTGTCTTAATTTTTCCTAACAtaaacacaactacacaaccACATGAATgtcaatttattattttgtttttattccaccATGGTAAAATAAATATGGAAAAGATTTATATATCTTCTCACTGTTTTAGCCCTTCCTTGACATGTATTCATATTCTATTGGAAAAAGCTTGAAGGGTCCAATCCAATTGGtcagatattttacttttcttaCAAAGCAACTTCACAGCAGttgtaaatcttgtttttgctgacctccagtggttaaATGTCTCACATTGCTCCTTGTACACCATGACCTCACTGTCGGGTGTGGTTAAAGGTGCAACAGACTTGAAATtttcaaccagagagggcaATGAAACACCACTTTTCAGTTTGGTGTTTGGTTATGATACTATAGATCTTTCACCTTTTCTTGaaatcaaatatattcagtgGGAAAGCTACCTGAATTTCTGGATGGGCGTCTGCTTCTCCCTTGTGGTGACCACATGTCCCGAGTAGTAGATAGGGAAGAAGAGGATGTTCCAGTTGCTGCTGAACCAAGAGATAAAGAAAGGACAAGAGAACGACTGGAAGGTCAGCTTGACCACCTGAGTGGTACCCACCCAGGAGGAGGAGACACACAGCACCATCAGCAGACCACCCAGCACCTTCAGAGCTGTGTTGGTGCATGTCTGGTAGGACCGGCTCTCTCCGCTGGTCTCGCTGCCTGGTGTCTCTGCATGAGACTCTGAACCATCCTCTCCTGGTGGGAGAcaagaataagaaagaaaatgcaaagcTAATGAGAACAGAAAGCcataaatgtaaaactatttgCCTCTAAAATTTTACTTTACTTAGATTTTaacttcaaatgtcttttctttaaaCATCTGATGTCCACACTTTACATACTTGCTGTGTATACACTACAATGTAGCCTATGATTTCCTGGCTAAGATCCATCAGATAAGCATTTATTGATCAATCGTCCTCAGTGTTCACTACCACAGCtggtgtttcttgctgtaaagGCACTAATGCATAAGGTAAGgctttgttaaaaatgtgttgggTTAGCATTGTGGCTGTGCATGTCATAAATAGCTTTGCCACCCCATGAAGTGGCACGCACTGTACACCCGTTGTATTCAGGTGCGCACAGAAACCTGATGCCTCGAAAGCAAGAGTAAACCTAACCACATGACATTCCACAAGAAAGTCATGTCAACCTTGGTGCTCATGG
It encodes the following:
- the slc35f4 gene encoding solute carrier family 35 member F4 isoform X1 — protein: MWIWMSASCCLIVDAAHGDQGPSRLSSDLCPLGPTMISTESVLESGDQPYIPLQPLNNSHLPGKATPTAVFMDTGSPKVTANGVHDIEDRILRITGYYGYNPGYSSHRREDGSESHAETPGSETSGESRSYQTCTNTALKVLGGLLMVLCVSSSWVGTTQVVKLTFQSFSCPFFISWFSSNWNILFFPIYYSGHVVTTREKQTPIQKFRECSKLFGEDGMTLKLFVKRTAPFSILWTLTSYLYLLALKKLTATDVSALYCCHKAFVFLLSWIVLKDRFMGVRIVAAIMAITGIVMMAYADGFHGDSFVGVALAVGSASTSALYKVLFKMFLGSANLGEVAHFLSTMGFFNLIFISCVPLILYFTKVEYWGSLSSLPWGYMCGLAGLWLVFNILVHVGVVLTYPILISIGTLLSVPGNAAVDVLKHEVIFSVVRLAATCIICLGFLLLLLPEEWDSVTLRFLANIADKKSEEHGEELTESSVHTRSRSRANGTVSIPLA
- the slc35f4 gene encoding solute carrier family 35 member F4 isoform X2 is translated as MKKHSARVAPLSSYSTQVLTCPISEGEDGSESHAETPGSETSGESRSYQTCTNTALKVLGGLLMVLCVSSSWVGTTQVVKLTFQSFSCPFFISWFSSNWNILFFPIYYSGHVVTTREKQTPIQKFRECSKLFGEDGMTLKLFVKRTAPFSILWTLTSYLYLLALKKLTATDVSALYCCHKAFVFLLSWIVLKDRFMGVRIVAAIMAITGIVMMAYADGFHGDSFVGVALAVGSASTSALYKVLFKMFLGSANLGEVAHFLSTMGFFNLIFISCVPLILYFTKVEYWGSLSSLPWGYMCGLAGLWLVFNILVHVGVVLTYPILISIGTLLSVPGNAAVDVLKHEVIFSVVRLAATCIICLGFLLLLLPEEWDSVTLRFLANIADKKSEEHGEELTESSVHTRSRSRANGTVSIPLA